The nucleotide sequence GCCGGAGTCGGGCTTCGGCTTTGTGATCGGCTGCCATGCGAAGGGCAACCGGCTCGTCGTCGTCATGGACCGCACTGGTCCGGACCAAGGAACCGGGCGCAATCGGCCACGGCCGCCACGCGAGCCGCTCCCGGAGGGGCGCCGGCCGAGCGCCGGGCGCGCCGACGCGAGTCGCCGGTTCCGGGCAGCGTGTGCCGAGGCCCACCGGCTCAGAGAGCAGGCACGCTCAGCGCCGCCGTGTGTCCAGACCTGTGTCCGGACACCGGTCAATCCGTGTCCATGGCCCCGCTGATCCGCACCGAGGGCCAGCCAGCACCGGGCCGACGCCGGCTCGAGAGCGGCCCTGACCTGCATCGACGCAGTCCGAGAAGTCGGACGCGGAGCGGTGGGAGTGAGGTTCGGGCCGTCTGATCCGTAGTCAGATGCTCTATCCGTTGAGCTACGGGCGCCCGTCACGCCGAAGCGCAACGAGAGAGGAGACTACCGGACCCTCGCCGTCCACCAGAAATCGGCCCCTCGACGCCCCCCGTGCACCCTCCCGGGGCGGTGCGTGCCGACCACGTGTGCGGCCGGCCGCCCCGCCCGACTCAGTAGGCGACGGCGAGGTGCCCGCGCCGGGGCGAGTCGGCCTCGATCTCGTCGAGGAGCGCGGCCGCGAAGTCGGCGCCCCCGATCGCCGTCCGCCCGTCCTCGTCGGTGAGGACGAAGCCGTCGTCGGTGACGCGGTAGCTGCCGGTGCGCTCGCCCGGCACGTGCGCGCCGAACTCCATGCCCGGGGAGAGGAAGGACCAGCGCAGGTCGTCGGTGCGGGCCAGGAGGTCCTGGAGCACGTCGTTCATCTGCGTGGCCTCGCGGACGAGGGCAGCGACCTGCTCCGGCGGGATGCCGTCGACCGGACCCATGCCCTCCTCGATGACGCGGGGACCGCCGGCGGTGCGCCGCAGGGAGCTGAACCCGCCGACGACGTAGAGCTCGCCACCGGCCTGCGCGACGTGGTCCGCGACGGCGCGGTCGACCGCACCGAGCTGCCCGTCCAGACCGCCCCTCGGCGAGAGCGCCGACACGACGACCGAGGCATCGGCGAGGACCTCCTCGAGGGCTGCCGGATCGGCGACGTCGACGGCGCGGTACTCGGCGCCGTCGAGGCCACCCCCCTCGGGGGCCGTGGCGCTGCGGCTGACGACGACGACGCGGTGGCCGCGGGACGCGGCCTCGTCGACGATGTGGCGTCCGGCGAAGCCGGTCCCGCCGAGGACGGTGATGGTGGTGGTCATCTGTTCTCCTGGGTCGCGCGCAGCACGGTGCCGCGCTCGGTTGCTGCCGTGCACCGGCGTGGTCGGTGCCCGGGCGGAGGAGGACGTGGGCGCCGTAGCATGCCCGGCACACCGCGTCCGCCTGCCGGTGTCGGACGACCCAACGCACGCTAACTTGAGGATGTTCCTCAACTTAGGAGAACGATGCCCCGCGCCCCCCGCCGCGACGCCGCGCGCAACGCGGAGCGCCTGCGCGAGGCGGCGGTCCGGGTCTTCCGGGCCTCCGGCACGAACGCGCCGCTCGAGGAGGTCGCGGCCGCCGCCGGGCTGAGCATCGGCACGCTCTACAACCACTTCCCGGGCCGCGACCAGCTGCTCGCGGCGATCCTCCCGGCGGCCGCCGACGAACAGCTCCGCCGGATCGCGGCTGCGGTCGGCGAGGGGACGGCGACCGACCGGCTGGCGCGCTACCTCACCGAGGTGCTGGCGGTGCAGGCCTCCGACCGACTGCTCTCCGATGCGCTCGCCGACCCCGAGCGACTACCGCCCGAGGCCGCCTCGTCCTGCGAGGACGTCCTGACACTCGGGGAGGGCCTCCTCGACGAGGCGCGCGCCGAGGACCCGAGCCTGCTCCTCGACCGCGAGACGCTCCGGGCGCTCGTCGTCACCAACGCGCTGGCGCAGAGGGCCGGCACCCCGCCCGGGTGGGAGCGGCTCGTGCACGCGCTCGCCACCGCCCACGCCGCCCACGGCTGACGCCACCCGCCTGTACGCCGACCTTCCCGCCCCTCAGGCGTCGTCGGCCTCGCCGGACCGCGGCCCGTGCTCGTCGGCGAGGTGCCGGGTGACGACCTCGGCCACCTCGGCGAGGGTGTCGAGCTGCTCAGGGGTGAGGAGGTCGACGAAGCAGTGCCGCACCGCAGCCAGGTGAGCGGGCGCGGCGGCCTCGATGGCCCGCTCGCCCTCGGCCGTCAGGTGGACGTCGAAGCCGCGGGCGTCCCCGGCGCAGGCCCGCCGCTCGACCGTCCCGCGCCCCTCCATCCGAGCCACCTGGCGCGAGAGCCGGCTCCGCTCCCACCCGAGCGCACACCCGAGGTCGCGGAACCGGACCGCCCCCTCCGGCGCCTCCGAGAGCGCGACGAGGACGGCGTAGTCGGCCTCGGTGAGGTCCGAGGCCCGGGCCAGCTCACGCCCGAGGTGCGCCGTGAGACCGGACCGCAGCGCATGGAACCCGCGCCAGGCCCGCTCCTCCCGCTCGTCGAGCCATCGCGTCTCCATCCCCCGATGCTACCGCTTGTTGACATATCAACAAGCGGCCCCTACCGTCGTTGTCATGTCAACTAACGCCGAACTCGTCGGCCCGCACCCCCGGTCGGCCGGAGCCCCCGCCGGGATGGTGGGCACCCAGCTCGTGAGCGGAGGCCGGATGGCCGACGGGCGGCCGAGCGGCCCGCTCTTCTACTGGTCGGACACCCACTTCACCCGGGACTTCGAGTTCGGGCTCCACCCGCACCAGGGCTTCGAGATCATGTCGGTCGTCCTCGAGGGCACGACACGTCACTACGACACGGCCACGCAGGAGTGGGCGGGCCTGGCCACCGGAGACCTGGAGGTCATGGCGACCGGCTCGGGCATCTCGCACGTCGAGCAGGCCGCGGCCGGCACGCGGGTCTTCTCCATCTGGTTCGACCCCGACCTCACCACCGCCCTGACCGAACCTCCGCGCTACACCCTCGCGGCCGGGGCCGCCGCCGTGACCGGCGGAGCGGACCCGGCGCCCACGATCGCCGACCTCGTCGGCGGGCGCGCCCCCGTCGACCCCCGCACCGGCGGGCTCGCCGTCCAGCGGCTCACGGTGCCCGGGGGCCGTCGCGGCGAGATCGCGCTCGGCGCCGGCCGACGGGGCGTGGCGTACGTGCTCGGCGGGCACGGGTCGGTCAACGACCTCGAGGTCCACGGCGGCGACGTGCTCGACACCGGCACGGACGAGGTCGTCACGGTCGGGGGCCGCGAGGCGACCGACGTCTTCGTCGTCTCCTTCCCCGCCAGCACGCCATACACGCCCCTGCGCTCGCAGTGACCACTCACCCACCCCCGCACCGACAGACCGGAGACCGCACCATGACCAGCATCGGGATCGTCCTCGGCAGCACCCGCGAAGGACGCCGCGGCGACCAGGTCGCCGCCTGGGTCCACGAGGTCGGCGCGCGCCGCACCGACGCCACCTTCGAGGTCGTCGACCTGCGCGACCACCCGCTCCCCCACCTCGGGGAGCCCGCCGCCCCGGAGGACGCGGCACGGCACGCCGAACAGCGCTCGCGCTGGTCCGCGACCATCGCCGGTTTCGACGGCTTCGTCCTCGTGACGCCCGAGTACAACCACAGCACCTCGGGCGTGCTCAAGAACGCGCTCGACCACCTGCAGGCCGAGTGGCACGACAAGGCCGTCGGCATCGTGTCGTACGGCGGGGTCGGGGGCGCCCGCGCGGCCGAGCACCTGCGGCTCATCGCCGGCGAGCTCCAGATGGCCGACGTCCGCCAGCAGGTCCCGCTCTCGCTCATGACCGAGTTCGGCGCCGACTTCGCGACCCTCACGCCGGGCGAGTACAACCAGCAGGCGCTCAGCACGCTCCTCGACCAGGTGGTCGCGTGGAGCACCGCGCTGGCCCCTCTGCGCGGGAAGGCCTCTGCTGCAGCCTGACCGGTCAGGCCTCTTGCCGCGCGCCGTCGTCGGCCTGCTCCCGCAGGCCGGTGGCGGCCGCGGCCATGTGGGCGGAGAGCACGCGGCGGGCGACGTCGGGGTCGCCTCCCTTGAGCGCGTCGACGATCGGCTGGTGGTGACTGCGGGCCATGAGCCCCGCCGCCGCCTCCTCAGGGGCGGCGAGCACGGTGATCCGCATGAGGTCCTTGATGCTCGACCACATCGCGACCAGCGTCGCGTTGCCCGAGGCCCGGCACAGGGCCTCGTGCCAGCCGAGGTCGAGCTCGAAGCGCTCCGCCGCCGAGGCCCCGGCGCCGGCCTCCGGGAGCCGGCGCTCGAGGTCGGCGACCAGCTCCGCGGCGTCCGGTGCGGCGAGGACGGCGACGACCGCCTGCCCCTCGAGCGCGGCCCGCACCTCGTAGAGCTCGGCGATCTCTCGCGCCCCGAGCCGGCGCACCCGCAGGCTCAGCCGCCCCGCACCCTCGACGAGGCCGCTGTTCTGCAGCGCCCGCAGGGCCTCGCGCACGGTGCCCCGGCTCACGCCGAACTCGGCGGCCAGGTCGACCTCGGCGAGCTTGTGGCCGGGCGCGAAGGTGCCGTCGAGGATCGCCGCGCGCAGCTGGTCCAGCACCTGCTCGCGCAGCGTCCGGTTGACGATCGTCAGCGCCATGGGTCCTCCTCCGTCGGTGACCCCGGCCAGGGGCGCACGCGCACATTCTGACAGTCGAGTCTTGACTGTTAACTGTTAACAGTTAACACTGGCCGATGTCGCACACTGGGGTGCGGCCTCGGACGGAAGGCACGACGCCATGACCACGACTCCGGACACCCGGCTCGCCCTGCGCGGCCCGGTCCACGGCACGGGCAGCGAACGGAGGGTGGCGTTCGGGTCCACCGCCGGCGCGGTCATCGAGGCCTACGACTTCATCGGCTTCGGCACGGCTGCGGCCCTCTACTTCGGGACGGTGTTCTTCCCGAACGAGGACCCGCTGCTCGGCACCCTTGCCTCCTTCGCGACGCTCGGCGTCGGGTTCGTCGCCCGCCCCCTCGGCGGCATCATCGGTGGCCACCTCGGCGACCGCATCGGGCGCAAACCGGTGCTCGTCGCCTCGCTCATCGTCATGGGCCTGGCCACCGTGCTCATCGGCTGCCTGCCGACGCACGCCCAGGTCGGCGTGCTCGCGCCGGCCCTCCTCGTCGCCATCCGCATCGTCCAGGGCCTGGCCTACGGGGCCGAGTGGGGCGGCGCGATCCTCATGACCTACGAGCACGCCCCCTGGACCCAGCGCGGCAAGTTCACCGGCTTCGTCCAGTCCGGCTTCCCCGTCGGCCTGCTGCTCGCCAACCTCGCCTTCCTCGCGTCGGTCAACCTCCCCGGCGACTGGAAGTGGCGAGTTCCCTTCCTGCTCAGCGCGGTCCTCGTCATCGTCGGGCTCATCATCCGCTCGAAGGTGCCCGAGTCCCCCGTCTTCGAGGAGGTCAAGGAGTCCGGCGACCTCGTCCGCAACCCCGTCAAGCAGGTCATCGTCGAGGACTGGCGCAACATCCTGCGCGGCATCGGCCTGCGCGTCGCCGAGACCGCCGGCTACGCCATCGCGATCACCTACATGATCAGCTACCTGCACAGCACCGAGCTCGCGACCTCCGGCGAGACCATCCTCGCCCTGTGCATCGCCTCCGCCATCGGCATCGGCGCCACGGCCGGCTGGGCCGCGCTCACCGACCGCATCGGCCGCCGGCCGCTCTACGTGTGGGTGACGGTCTTCAACTGCGCGTGGGCGATCCCGATGTTCCTGCTCGTCAACACCGGCCTCTTCGCCGTCGTCGTCGTGACGATCGTCGTCAGCTACTGCATCAGCCAGAACGCGCTCGCCGGGGCGCAGGGCGCCTGGTTCCCCGAGCTCTTCAAGGCCAACACCCGCTCCTCGGGGGCCTCCCTCGCCTACCAGGTGTCCGCGATGGTCTCGGGGGTCACGCCCTTCCTCACCACGCTGCTCTACATCCGGTTCGGGTGGGTCGGACCCGCCCTCCTCTTCCTCGCCTACTCGGCGATCGGCCTGGCCGCGACCCTCGTGACCCGCGAGACGTGGGGTCCGGCCGAGCGCGCCGAGGCCGCCCGCGTCACCGCCGCCACCCCCCGGGAGGCGGGCGGCGCCACGGTCGCCCCCGCCGTCGTCGCGGAGGTGAGCGGCCGATGACCACCACGACCACGACCGCCGCGAGCGCCGTCGACGCACAGCGCCTCGAGCACGTGCGCCAGGTCGCCCACGACATCCGGATGGGGGTGCTCGAGCAGGGCGAGGCGCAGGGCGAGGGCTACGTCGGCCAGGCCCTGGGTATCGCCGACGTCCTCGCCGGCCTCTACGGCGACACCCTGCGACTGCGCCCGGAGGACCCGGAGTGGGAGGAGCGCGACCTGTTCCTCCTCTCCATCGGCCACTACGCGCTGGCGCTCTACTCGGCGCTCGCCGCCGCCCGGGTCATCCCGCGCGAGGAGCTGCTCACCTACGCGGCCGACGGGTCGCGGCTGCCGATGTCCGGGATGAAGACCTACACGCCGGGGATGGAGATCTCCGGCGGGTCGCTCGGGCACGGCCTCGGCCAGGCCGTCGGCATGGCGCTCGGGCTGCGCCTGCGCGGGCAGCACGAGCGGCGGGTCGTCAACCTGCTCTCCGACGGCGAGCTCAACGAGGGCTCGACGTGGGAGGCCGCGATGTCGGCCGCGCACTGGCGGCTCGGCAACCTCGTCGCCCTCGTCGACCTCAACGGCCTCCAGGCCGACGGTCGGACCGAGGACGTCCTGCGGCTGGAGCCGCAGGAGGACCGCTGGGCCTCCTTCGACTGGCGGGTCCTGCGCATCGACGGCAACGACCTGCACCAGGTGCTCGGGGCCCTCGACGCCGCCACCGCCGTCGCGGCGCCGGAGGGGACGCCGACCGTCATCCTCTGCGACACCCGGCTCGCGCACGGCGTCCCCGTGCTCGAGGCCAAGGACAAGCTCCACTTCCTGCGCGTCGCCCCCGAGGAGTGGCCCGTCGCCAAGGACCAGCTGACCGCACGACACGAGGGAGAGCAGCGATGAGCACCACCACCGTCCAGCGGTCCGCGGCGATGATCGCCTCGATCGCCGACCCCGGCGTCCCGACGACCCCGGCCCCCTTCGGGCACACCCTCGCCGCGCTCGCGGACGAGGACCCGCGCCTCGTCGGGCTGACCGCCGACCTCGCGAAGTACACCGACATGCACGTCTTCGCCCAGGCCCACCCGGACCGGTACTTCGAGATGGGGATGGCCGAGCAGCTCCTCGTCGGCGCCGCCGCCGGGATGGCCGCCGTCGGCCTCGTGCCCTTCGCGAGCACCTACTCGGTCTTCGCCACCCGGCGGGCCTACGACTTCCTCTGCCTCGACGCCGCGGAGCCCGGCCTCAACGTCAACATCGTCGCGGCGCTGCCCGGCCTGACGACCGGGTACGGCCCCTCGCACCAGGCCACCGAGGACGTCGCCATCCTCCGCGGGATGCCGGACCTGACGATCTTCGACCCGGCCGACGCGGTCGACGTCGAGGCGCTGGTCCCGGCCGCCGTCGCGCTCCCGGGCCCGACCTACACGCGGCTGCTGCGCGGCCAGGTGCCGCGCATCCTCGACCGCTACGACTACACCTTCGAGGTCGGCAAGGCCAAGGTGGTGCGTCCCGGTGACGACGCCGTCATGGTCTCCTCGGGCCTGATGACGATGCGGGCGCTCCTCGCGGCCGAGGAGCTCGCGAGCCGCCACGGCATCGAGATGTCGGTCGTCCACTGCGCGACGATCAAGCCCTTCGACGAGGAGACGGTCGTCCGCGAGGTCACCTCCGGCCGGCCGGCCTTCACCGCCGAGAACCACAGCGTCGTCGGCGGCCTCTTCGAGGCGACGGCCGGCGCGCTCGTCCGCCGCGGCGCCGCGGCGAAGGTCCGGCCGATCGGCCTGCCCGACGCGTTCCTCGACGCCGGCGCGCTGCCCACCCTCCACGACCGCTACGGCCTGTCGACGACCTCCGTCGTCGCGCGGGTCCTCGACGAGCTCCGCTGAGCCCGAGGGAGTCCCGACCATGAACCCCACCCACCCGACCGCGCGCACCGCGGTCGTCACCGGCGCCGCCTCCGTGCGGGGCATCGGCTTCCACACCGCCGCCCGCTTCGTCCGCGAGGGCTGGGCCGTCGTCCTGCTCGACGTCGACGAGGCCGGCCTGGCCCGGGCCGCCGAGGCCCTGCGGGAGACCGACGCGTCGGCGCGCGTCGAGACCCACGCGCTCGACGTCACCGACCCGTCCGCCGTCCGGGCCGTCGCCGACGCCGTCGCCTCCGGCCCGCTCCCCCCGGTCGGCGCCCTGTGCAACATCGCCGGCATCCCCAGCCCCGCGTCCTTCCTCGAGGTGAGCCTCGAGGAGTGGGACCGGGTGCTCGCGGTCAACCTCACCGGCCCGTTCCTCCTCTCCCAGGCCTTCGCCCCGCAGATGGTCGAGGCGGGCTACGGCCGGGTCGTCAACATGTCGTCGGTCACCGCGCAGCACGGCGGCGGGGTCTTCTCCAAGACCGCCTACGCGGCCGCCAAGGCCGGGGTGCTCGGCCTGACCCGTGGCATGGCCCGCGAGCTCGCGGAGCACGGCATCACCGTCAACGCGGTCGCCCCGGGGGTCGTCGACACCGACATCCGCACCGGCAGCGACGAGGAGACCGAGCGCGCGCTCGCCGCCGCCGTGCCGCTGCGTCGGCAGGCCCGGCCGCAGGAGGTGGCCGCCCTCTGCGTCTGGCTCGCCAGCGAGGACGCCGGCTACATCACCGGGACGACGCAGAGCATCAACGGCGGCACCTACGTCGCCTGAGCGGGCGCGGCCTCCGTCGCCACCCCACCGGGCCCCCTTGTGAAGGATTTCACAAGGGGGCCCGGTCGTGGCCTCTCGACCCCCGCGCACGGCGGTCCTACGGTGGAGGTGAGGCCCTGAGCGATGGGCCGCCGAGGTTCCTTCCCGACAGCGTCGAGAGCCCGTCGCCCGGTGACCGACCCCACCCGGTAGCGGCGGAAGGACCCGCGATGACCACCACGACCAGCACCCTCCCCCGGACCACCCATCCCGACCTGCAGTCCTGGGTCGACGAGGTGGCCGCCCTCACGCAGCCGGACGAGGTGGTGTGGTGCGACGGCTCGCGCGAGGAGTGGGACCGCCTGACCACGCGGCTCGTCGACGCCGGCACCTTCGTCCGCCTCGACGAGCGCCGCAAGCCCGACTCCTTCCTCTGCCAGTCGGACCCGACCGACGTCGCCCGCGTCGAGGACCGCACCTTCATCGCCTCCGAGCGCGAGGAGGACGCCGGCCCGACGAACAACTGGGTCGCCCCGGCCGAGCTCAAGGCCACGATGACCGAGCTCTACCGCGGCTCGATGCGCGGCCGGACGATGTACGTCATCCCCTTCGTCATGGGCCACCTCGAGGCGACCGTGCCGATGTTCGGCGTCGAGATCACCGACTCCGCGTACGTCGTGACGAACATGCGGATCATGGCGCGCATCGGCACCCCGGTGCTGCGGGCGATGGAGGAGCGGCGGGCATCGTTCGTCAAGGGCCTGCACTCGGTCGGCGCCCCGCTCGCGCCCGGCCAGGAGGACGTGCCCTGGCCGTGCAGCACGACGAAGTACATCGCCCACTTCCCCGAGACCCGCGAGATCTGGTCCTACGGGAGCGGCTACGGCGGCAACGCCCTCCTGGGCAAGAAGTGCTACGCCCTGCGCATCGCCTCGGCGATGGCGCGCGACGAGGGCTGGATGGCCGAGCACATGCTCATCCTCAAGCTCACCTCCCCGGAGGGCCGCGTCCACTACGTCGCCGGCGCCTTCCCCAGCCAGTGCGGCAAGACCAACCTCGCGATGATCGAGCCGACCCTGCCGGGCTGGTCCGCCGAGATGGTCGGTGACGACATCGCGTGGATGCGCTTCGGCCCCGACGGCCGCCTCTACGCCGTCAACCCCGAGTTCGGGCTCTTCGGCGTCGCCCCCGGCACCGGCATGCACACCAACCCGCAGGCCGTGCGCACCATCGAGAAGGGCCACTCGATCTTCACCAACGTCGCCCTGACCGACGACGGCGACGTCTGGTGGGAGGGCCTGACCGAGGCCCCGCCCTCGCACCTCACCGACTGGAAGGGCAACGACTGGACGCCGGAGTCCGGCGTCCCGAGCAGCCACGCCAACAGCCGGTTCACGACCCCCGCGCAGCAGACCCCGATGATGGCTGCCGAGTACGACAACCCCGACGGCGTGCCGATCGACGCGATCCTCTTCGGCGGCCGCCGGAAGACGACCGTCCCCCTCGTCTACGAGTCCCGCGACTGGACGCACGGCGTCTTCGTCGGCGCGACCCTGTCGTCCGAGACGACCGCCGCCGCCACCGGCGCCGTCGGCGTCGTGCGCCGCGACCCGATGGCGATGCTCCCCTTCATCGGCTACCACGTCGGCGACTACATGCAGCACTGGCTCGACATCGGCGCCCAGGCCGACCCCGCGAAGCTCCCGAAGATCTTCCAGGTCAACTGGTTCCGCCGCGACGAGGAGGACGGCTCCTTCCTCTGGCCGGGCTACGGCGACAACGCCCGCGTCCTCAAGTGGGTCGTCGAGCGCCTCGACGGCACCGCCGACGCCGTGCCGACACCGGTCGGCCTCGTCCCGGCCCCCGGGGCGATCGACACGACGGGGATGGACCCGGCCGCCGCCGCCAAGGTCGACCGCGCCCTGCGCGTCGACCCGGAGGACTGGAAGGCCGAGCTCCCGCTCATCAGGGAGTGGTTCGCCACCATCGGCGACCGGCTGCCGGCCGCGCTCACCGACGAGCTCGCCGCCCTCGAGGAGCGGGTCGAGCAGGCCTGAGCCACAGCGCAGGACAGGGCCACAGCGCAGGACAGGGCCCCGCCGGCATGCGCTCCGGCGGGGCCCTGCCGTGCCGTCAGGTGGTGGGCGCGGTGCCGTTCGCGTCGCCGGGGTCGCTCGAGGTCCCGCCCTGCTGACCGGGCTGTCCCTGCTGCCCCTGCTGACCGGGGACGCCGCCCCGGTCGCCGTCACCGTCGCGGTCCCCGAAGCCCCGACCGCCGTCACGGTCGCCGTGGTGGTCGCCGTCGCGGTCACCGAAGCCCTGGCCCGGCTGGCCCCCGGGGCCACCACCCGGGAAGCGGCCCTGGCCGAACCCGCCACGGCCGGCGTCGGACTGCGCGATGGCGGCGGTCGCCCCGGCCGCCCCGAGGGCGCCGATGACGAGGGCCGCCACGAGCGCGGCGACCGTGCGCGGGCCGGACCACCGGGAGGGGGTGCCCCAGCCGGCCCACGGACGACGCCACGCGAAGCCGTCGGCGGCGGCCGGCGACGACGCGGGAGCCGCCTCGCTCGCCGCAGGAGCCGCGTCGGTCGCGGCCGGCACCCACCCGGCAGCGGGCGGGACCGGCCGGGCCGGGTCAACCTCCGAGGTGGCCCACGCCGGCGACGGCGCGGCGGGGGCCGGGGGCATCTCGTGCGTCTCTGCGGCCGTCGGCAGGGCCGCGGTCTCGTCGGCCGGGGTCGGCCGGGCGGCAGGGGAACCGGGCGTCACGGGGTCGTGCTCGTCGCGGCGCTCGCTCATCGGGGTCTCCTTCGTCGTACGGGTGGCTGCGTGCACGGTGGCACCACCGGCTGTCACGAACCTGTGGCGCCGCCAGCACCCGGCTGGCAGGGTGGGGACGTGGCGCACAGGAACCGCACAGGTGACGCATCGGGACGACCCAGCCGTGCCGCACAGACTGGGCGCATGCCGACCCGCCAGCAGCCTGCCCCCGCGCCCGCCCTGACGCGCCTCGACGGCAGTGCCGTGCGCGTCCTCGTCGTCGACGACGAGCAGAACCTCACCGAGCTGCTGTCGATGGCGCTGCGCTACGAGGGCTGGGAGGTCCGCAGCGCCGCGAGCGGCATCCAGGCGGTGCGCGCGGCCAAGGAGTTCGGCCCGGACGCGGTCGTCCTCGACATGATGCTCCCCGACTTCGACGGGATGGAGGTCCTGCGGCGGATGCGCGCCGTCGACCCCAACGTCCCCGTCCTCTTCCTCACCGCGAAGGACGCCGTCGAGGACCGCGTCGCCGGCCTGACCGCCGGCGGCGACGACTACGTGACCAAGCCGTTCAGCCTCGAGGAGGTCGTCGCCCGGCTGCGGGCCCTCATGCGGCGCACCGCGATCGCCGCCGTCGACAGCGACTCGGTGCTCGTCGTCGGCGACCTGACCCTCGACGAGGACAGCCACGAGGTGACGCGCGGCGGGGTCGAGGTGCAGCTGACCGCCACCGAGTTCGAGCTGCTGCGCTATCTCATGCGCAACCCGAAGCGGGTGCTGTCCAAGGCGCAGATCCTCGACCGCGTGTGGAACTACGACTTCGGCGGGCAGGCCAACGTCGTCGAGCTCTACATCTCCTACCTGCGCAAGAAGATCGACGTCGGCCGCGCCCCGATGATCCACACGATGCGCGGCGTCGGGTACGTCCTCAAGCCGGCCGAGTGAGCCGATGACACCGTCCCTGCGGATGCCCGGAGCCGCGACCCGGCCCTCGCGCTGGACGCTGCGCACGCAGCTGATCTCGTCCGTCCTGGTCCTCTTCACCCTCGTCATGCTCGTGACGAGCGCCCTGACCGTCGTCGAGACCAAGCGCTACCTCGACGGGCAGCTGAGCCAGGACCTCCAGAGCGCCCTGTTCCGTGCCGGCGACCGCCGTGGCGTCTTCGACGACGACAACGACGGGCGAGGCCCCGGCGACGGCCAGCCGCCCGGCGCACCCGGCAGCGACCGCACCCTCGTCCTCGGGCTGACGGCGTCCGGCACGGTCGCCACCGACGCCCGCGGCTACCCCCTCAACCAGGTCGTCACGCGCTCGAACACCGACGGCACGCTGAGCGCCGACGAGATCCGGCAGCTCACGGCGGCCGTCGAGGGCGGCGAGCCGGTGCGCGTCTCCCTCGGGCACGACCTCGGCGAGTACCTCGTGACCTCGCGCAGCCTCGGCGACGGCGGGACCTTCGTCGTCGGTGTCTCGACCCGCCCCGTCGACGAGCTGCTCGGCAAGCTGCTCGCCCTCGTCATCGGCGGGACGGTCGTCGGCCTCGTCCTCGTCGGGGTGGGCGGTGCGGTCGTCGTGCGGCGCAGCCTCGCCCCGCTGGACCGGGTGGCCGCTACGGCCCGCCGCGTCTCGACCCTCCAGCTCGACTCCGGCGACGTCTCGCTCGCCGTCCGGGTGCCCGACCGCGACGCCGACCCGCGGACCGAGGTCGGCCAGGTCGGGCTGGCGCTCAACACGATGCTCGACGACGTCGAGCAGGCGCTGCAGTCCCGGCAGGAGAGCGAGATGCGGGTGCGCCGGTTCGTCGCCGACGCCTCGCACGAGCTGCGGACGCCGCTCGCGTCCATCCGCGGGTACGCCGAGCTGACCCGCCGCGAGCAGGACCCGGTGCCTCCCACCGTCACCCACGCCCTCGG is from Arthrobacter sp. NEB 688 and encodes:
- a CDS encoding phosphoenolpyruvate carboxykinase (GTP) yields the protein MTTTTSTLPRTTHPDLQSWVDEVAALTQPDEVVWCDGSREEWDRLTTRLVDAGTFVRLDERRKPDSFLCQSDPTDVARVEDRTFIASEREEDAGPTNNWVAPAELKATMTELYRGSMRGRTMYVIPFVMGHLEATVPMFGVEITDSAYVVTNMRIMARIGTPVLRAMEERRASFVKGLHSVGAPLAPGQEDVPWPCSTTKYIAHFPETREIWSYGSGYGGNALLGKKCYALRIASAMARDEGWMAEHMLILKLTSPEGRVHYVAGAFPSQCGKTNLAMIEPTLPGWSAEMVGDDIAWMRFGPDGRLYAVNPEFGLFGVAPGTGMHTNPQAVRTIEKGHSIFTNVALTDDGDVWWEGLTEAPPSHLTDWKGNDWTPESGVPSSHANSRFTTPAQQTPMMAAEYDNPDGVPIDAILFGGRRKTTVPLVYESRDWTHGVFVGATLSSETTAAATGAVGVVRRDPMAMLPFIGYHVGDYMQHWLDIGAQADPAKLPKIFQVNWFRRDEEDGSFLWPGYGDNARVLKWVVERLDGTADAVPTPVGLVPAPGAIDTTGMDPAAAAKVDRALRVDPEDWKAELPLIREWFATIGDRLPAALTDELAALEERVEQA
- a CDS encoding SDR family NAD(P)-dependent oxidoreductase, yielding MNPTHPTARTAVVTGAASVRGIGFHTAARFVREGWAVVLLDVDEAGLARAAEALRETDASARVETHALDVTDPSAVRAVADAVASGPLPPVGALCNIAGIPSPASFLEVSLEEWDRVLAVNLTGPFLLSQAFAPQMVEAGYGRVVNMSSVTAQHGGGVFSKTAYAAAKAGVLGLTRGMARELAEHGITVNAVAPGVVDTDIRTGSDEETERALAAAVPLRRQARPQEVAALCVWLASEDAGYITGTTQSINGGTYVA
- a CDS encoding transketolase C-terminal domain-containing protein, encoding MSTTTVQRSAAMIASIADPGVPTTPAPFGHTLAALADEDPRLVGLTADLAKYTDMHVFAQAHPDRYFEMGMAEQLLVGAAAGMAAVGLVPFASTYSVFATRRAYDFLCLDAAEPGLNVNIVAALPGLTTGYGPSHQATEDVAILRGMPDLTIFDPADAVDVEALVPAAVALPGPTYTRLLRGQVPRILDRYDYTFEVGKAKVVRPGDDAVMVSSGLMTMRALLAAEELASRHGIEMSVVHCATIKPFDEETVVREVTSGRPAFTAENHSVVGGLFEATAGALVRRGAAAKVRPIGLPDAFLDAGALPTLHDRYGLSTTSVVARVLDELR
- a CDS encoding HAMP domain-containing sensor histidine kinase; its protein translation is MPGAATRPSRWTLRTQLISSVLVLFTLVMLVTSALTVVETKRYLDGQLSQDLQSALFRAGDRRGVFDDDNDGRGPGDGQPPGAPGSDRTLVLGLTASGTVATDARGYPLNQVVTRSNTDGTLSADEIRQLTAAVEGGEPVRVSLGHDLGEYLVTSRSLGDGGTFVVGVSTRPVDELLGKLLALVIGGTVVGLVLVGVGGAVVVRRSLAPLDRVAATARRVSTLQLDSGDVSLAVRVPDRDADPRTEVGQVGLALNTMLDDVEQALQSRQESEMRVRRFVADASHELRTPLASIRGYAELTRREQDPVPPTVTHALGRVESEALRMQELVEDLLLLARLDSGRPLEREPVDLSLLAVNAVSDAHAASPDHHWELDLPEEPVEVTGDGARLHQILANLLANARTHTPSGTRVVTRLRPEGAMVRLSVSDNGPGIPGELQPTVFERFTRGDDSRSRAQGSTGLGLSIVAAVGQAHGGRVEVASQPGATTFSVLLPAT
- a CDS encoding response regulator transcription factor gives rise to the protein MPTRQQPAPAPALTRLDGSAVRVLVVDDEQNLTELLSMALRYEGWEVRSAASGIQAVRAAKEFGPDAVVLDMMLPDFDGMEVLRRMRAVDPNVPVLFLTAKDAVEDRVAGLTAGGDDYVTKPFSLEEVVARLRALMRRTAIAAVDSDSVLVVGDLTLDEDSHEVTRGGVEVQLTATEFELLRYLMRNPKRVLSKAQILDRVWNYDFGGQANVVELYISYLRKKIDVGRAPMIHTMRGVGYVLKPAE